The sequence CTCATCGCTGAATACGCCGCCACGGGTTAAGAACTCTCGGTCTTCGTTCAAGCAATCCAATGCATTGTCCAGAGAGGTGGCTACGGTTGGAATTTCCGCCGCTTCTTCTGGTGGCAAGTCATACAAGTCTTTATCCATGGCATCGCCCGGATGGATCTTGTTTTGAATGCCGTCTAAGCCTGCCATTAATAGTGCGGCAAAGCACAAGTAAGGGTTGGCGGCCGGATCTGGGAAGCGAGTCTCGATGCGGCGTGCTTTTGGCGAGTTCACCAACGGAATACGAATCGATGCTGAGCGGTTACGGGCCGAGTAAGCCAGCATGACTGGGGCTTCAAAGCCGGGCACCAAGCGTCGGTAGGAGTTAGTAGACGGGTTGGTAATGGCGTTCAGCGCGCGAGCATGTTTAATGATGCCGCCGATATAGAACAAGGCCATTTCTGATAAGCCGCCATACATATCGCCAGCAAACAGGTTGACGCCGTTTTTGGCCAACGACTGATGCACGTGCATGCCAGAGCCGTTATCGCCCACTAATGGCTTAGGCATAAAGGTGGCGGTTTTATTAAAGGCGTGAGCCACGTTATGCACGACGTATTTGTAAATTTGAATTTCATCGGCTTTTAGCGTCAGGCTATTAAATTTACAGGCAATTTCGTTCTGGCCGGCGGTGGCTACTTCATGGTGATGTGCTTCCACCACTAAACCCATTTCTTCCATCACTAAGCACATGGCTGAGCGAATATCTTGAGATGAGTCGATAGGCGCCACTGGGAAGTAACCGCCTTTCACGCCGGGTCTATGGCCTTTATTGCCGCCCGCGTATTCTGTGCCTGAGTTCCATTTAGCTTCAATGTCGTCAACTTTAAAGAAGCTGCCAGACATATCGGTATGAAAACGCACGTCATCGAATAAGAAAAATTCTGGCTCTGGGCCAATTAATACCGTATCGGCGATGCCTGAGGCAGTAAGATATTCTTCGGCGCGACGGGCAATAGAGCGCGGGTCGCGGTCGTAGCCGAGCATGGTGCCGGGTTCAAGAATGTCGCAACGGATAATTAGCGTGGCATCATCGGTAAAAGGGTCCATGACCGCGGAGTGTGGGTCGGGCATTAAAACCATGTCTGACTCATGAATGGTTTTCCATGCTGCCATAGAGGAACCATCGAACATTTTTCCTTCTTCAAAGAAATCGTCGTTTACCTGACCGACCGGAAAGCTGATATGCTGTTCCTTACCTTTGATGTCGGTAAAGCGTAAATCGATGAATTTAACATCGTGTTCCTTTATCATGTCCATTACAGTGTCTATTGACATGGATTTCGACCTCCAAAAATAATCATCTTATGGTGGACCATGGGTAGAATCGACTCATGATCCGTTGCCAGCTATAAACGAAGCTACGGCCAAAAAATATGGCCTAATTCAGTGCTTAGCACGATTTAAACGTTGCTTATACACTGAACAAGCGAAATCTATGCCACATTGTCAAAGCTTATTATATAAAGCCCAGCACGGGTTTTATAAGAGCAAATAGTCAGATATTAACACCCAATATTTGTCATTACGCTGTTGAGTAGCTTGGATTAGCAAACCTAGTGGGGGCTAGTCTAATGCTATTTCTGCACCATATTGGTGCGTAGCGGATCTTCTCAGTGCACTGTGTTAGGCGCCGCCCATCATGGTGTATTCGACGTCACTTGGAAAGCGAGCTGATCAGTAATTTTCGATACTTCTAGGTAGATCAGCACTAGCCGAGTAAAATGACAGACCATTTTTTACCCACTTTCGGTATTTTGAGGCAGGAATGTTAGAAAATTTACGTAATATCGCAATCATAGCTCACGTTGACCATGGTAAGACTACTCTGGTAGACAAGCTGTTGCAGCAATCTGGAACCCTAGAGAGCCGCGGCGAAGCAGAAGACAGAGTCATGGACTCCAACGACATCGAGCGGGAACGCGGCATTACCATTCTTGCCAAGAACACCGCAATTCGTTGGACTTCTCCTACCGATGCTCAAGAATACCGCATCAACATCGTAGACACCCCAGGACACGCCGACTTCGGTGGTGAAGTGGAACGTGTTCTGTCTATGGTTGATTCCGTATTGTTGCTGGTTGACGCCCAAGAAGGCCCAATGCCACAAACGCGTTTTGTAACCCAAAAAGCGTTTGCTCAAGGCCTAAAGCCAATCGTTATCATCAACAAAGTTGATAAGCCAGGCGCACGTCCTGACTGGGTATTGGACCAAATTTTCGACTTGTTCGATAACTTAGGTGCCACCGACGATCAGCTGGACTTCCAAGTAATTTATGCTTCTGGCATCAACGGTTGGGCTTCCTTAGACGTGGACGCGCCAGAGCCAGACATGACCACGCTGTTCCAAACTGTCGTTGACCAAGTCCCAGTACCTGATGCGAACCAAGACGGTACGCTGCAGATGCAGATCTCTCAGATCGATTACTCCTCTTATGTAGGCGTTATCGGCATTGGTCGTATCAAGCGCGGTACCGTTAAACCTAACCAGCAGGTCACCATTATTGGTGCCGATGGCAAGACGCGTAACGGTAAAGTCGGCTTAGTGATGGGCTACTTAGGCCTGCAACGTACCGAAGCCACTGAAGGTACTGCCGGTGACATCATCGCCATTACTGGTTTGGGCGAGTTAAAAATCTCTGACACCGTATGTGCTGTGGGCGCTGTAGAAGCCTTGCCGCCATTGTCGGTAGATGAGCCAACCGTAACCATGACTTTCCAGGTGAACAACTCTCCGTTTGCGGGTAAAGACGGTAAGTACGTGACTTCACGTAACATCATGGAGCGTTTGAACTCTGAGCTGGTACACAACGTAGCACTGCGCGTTGAGCAAGGTTCAGATCCAGATAAGTTCCGCGTATCTGGCCGTGGTGAGCTGCACTTGGGCATCTTGATCGAAAACATGCGTCGTGAAGGCTTCGAGCTGGCAGTATCTCGCCCAGAAGTAATCTTGAAAACAGAGAACGGCGTTAAAATGGAACCGTTCGAAAACCTGACTGTAGATATCGAAGAAGTCAGCCAAGGCTCCATCATGGAGAAACTGGGTGAGCGTAAAGCCGAAATGACCAACATGGTGCCAGACGGTAAGGGTCGCGTGCGCATCGACTTTATTATCCCAGCCCGCGGTTTGATCGGTTTTCAAACCGAGTTTATGACCCTGACTTCAGGTTCTGGTTTGATGAACCACAGCTTTGATCATTACGGTCCGCACAAAGGCGGCACTATCGGTGCTCGTACTAACGGCGTACTGATTTCTAACGCTACCGGCAAGGCATCTGCCTACTCACTGTTTAACATTCAGGAACGTGGCCGTTTGTTTATCGACCACGCCACCGAAGTGTACGAAGGCATGGTAATCGGTATTCACAGCCGTGCTAACGACCTGACTGTTAACTGCATTAAGGGTAAGCAGCTGACCAACGTACGTGCATCAGGTACTGATGAAGCACTGACCCTGGTTACGCCTATCAAGATGACCCTTGAGCAGTCGTTAGAATTCATCGGTGACGATGAGCTGGTTGAAGTAACGCCAAACCACTTACGTATTCGTAAGCGCGGTTTGACTGAAAACGAGCGTAAGCGCTCTGGTCGCGATTAATCTCGACTAATATCAGCTAAATAGAAGGGCGCCTAAGGGCGCCCTTTTTTATGCCCGAAGGGCAGCGGTACGCCATACGTTTAACGCCGTAAGTTAAAGACAAGCACCGCCCCTTGCAGCCTACCGGACTTGCGACCATATCTCGCACTTAGGTATTAGCATCAAAAACG comes from Oceanisphaera profunda and encodes:
- the glnA gene encoding glutamate--ammonia ligase — its product is MSIDTVMDMIKEHDVKFIDLRFTDIKGKEQHISFPVGQVNDDFFEEGKMFDGSSMAAWKTIHESDMVLMPDPHSAVMDPFTDDATLIIRCDILEPGTMLGYDRDPRSIARRAEEYLTASGIADTVLIGPEPEFFLFDDVRFHTDMSGSFFKVDDIEAKWNSGTEYAGGNKGHRPGVKGGYFPVAPIDSSQDIRSAMCLVMEEMGLVVEAHHHEVATAGQNEIACKFNSLTLKADEIQIYKYVVHNVAHAFNKTATFMPKPLVGDNGSGMHVHQSLAKNGVNLFAGDMYGGLSEMALFYIGGIIKHARALNAITNPSTNSYRRLVPGFEAPVMLAYSARNRSASIRIPLVNSPKARRIETRFPDPAANPYLCFAALLMAGLDGIQNKIHPGDAMDKDLYDLPPEEAAEIPTVATSLDNALDCLNEDREFLTRGGVFSDEFLDAYVKLKRSEAQTINMAVHPLEYDLYYSV
- the typA gene encoding translational GTPase TypA, with the protein product MLENLRNIAIIAHVDHGKTTLVDKLLQQSGTLESRGEAEDRVMDSNDIERERGITILAKNTAIRWTSPTDAQEYRINIVDTPGHADFGGEVERVLSMVDSVLLLVDAQEGPMPQTRFVTQKAFAQGLKPIVIINKVDKPGARPDWVLDQIFDLFDNLGATDDQLDFQVIYASGINGWASLDVDAPEPDMTTLFQTVVDQVPVPDANQDGTLQMQISQIDYSSYVGVIGIGRIKRGTVKPNQQVTIIGADGKTRNGKVGLVMGYLGLQRTEATEGTAGDIIAITGLGELKISDTVCAVGAVEALPPLSVDEPTVTMTFQVNNSPFAGKDGKYVTSRNIMERLNSELVHNVALRVEQGSDPDKFRVSGRGELHLGILIENMRREGFELAVSRPEVILKTENGVKMEPFENLTVDIEEVSQGSIMEKLGERKAEMTNMVPDGKGRVRIDFIIPARGLIGFQTEFMTLTSGSGLMNHSFDHYGPHKGGTIGARTNGVLISNATGKASAYSLFNIQERGRLFIDHATEVYEGMVIGIHSRANDLTVNCIKGKQLTNVRASGTDEALTLVTPIKMTLEQSLEFIGDDELVEVTPNHLRIRKRGLTENERKRSGRD